From Miscanthus floridulus cultivar M001 chromosome 15, ASM1932011v1, whole genome shotgun sequence, the proteins below share one genomic window:
- the LOC136507917 gene encoding protein yippee-like At4g27745 — protein MAELVGPRVYSCCTCRNHVCLHDDIISKAFQGRNGRAFLFSHAMNVVVGAKEDRQLMTGLHTVADIYCNDCREVLGWKYERAYEETQKYKEGKFIFEKSKIVKENW, from the exons atggcggagcttgtggggcCGCGCGTCTACAGTTGCTGCACTTGCCGGAACCACGtctgcctccacgacgacatcaTCTCCAAGGCGTTTCAG GGGAGGAATGGCCGTGCATTTCTGTTCTCTCATGCCATGAACGTAGTTGTTGGGGCGAAGGAGGATAGGCAGCTTATGACAGGGCTACACACAGTCGCTGATATCTACTGTAATGATTGCCGTGAGGTGTTGGGCTGGAAGTATGAGAGAGCATATGAAGAGACACAGAAATACAAGGAAGGAAAATTCATATTCGAGAAGTCAAAGATTGTGAAAGAAAACTGGTAG